From one Streptomyces sp. NBC_01478 genomic stretch:
- a CDS encoding RICIN domain-containing protein produces the protein MSVRRRLFALITAVLATLALAWAGGSPAQAAGFTPINIWNSSHCLDNATENAAKLQMWSCTGGAEQNWLRGFNSDTSLYTFTNQNTGRCITAPTSGTGTAVMAICNAAARNQQWALYYAAYTGSSTGWFYIWQNASSGYCLSTPSVGNGTLIQTISCDSTVRYEWWHQP, from the coding sequence ATGTCCGTACGACGCAGACTGTTCGCGCTCATCACCGCGGTGCTGGCGACGTTGGCCCTGGCCTGGGCCGGCGGATCACCCGCACAGGCCGCGGGCTTCACCCCGATCAACATCTGGAACTCCAGCCACTGCCTCGACAACGCCACCGAGAACGCCGCGAAGCTCCAGATGTGGTCGTGCACCGGCGGTGCCGAGCAGAACTGGCTCCGGGGGTTCAACAGCGACACGAGCCTGTACACCTTCACCAACCAGAACACAGGACGGTGCATCACCGCGCCCACCTCGGGGACGGGCACGGCCGTGATGGCAATCTGCAACGCGGCCGCGCGCAACCAGCAGTGGGCCCTCTACTACGCGGCCTACACCGGGTCGTCCACGGGCTGGTTCTACATCTGGCAGAACGCGTCGAGCGGGTACTGCCTCTCCACGCCCAGCGTCGGCAACGGCACCCTGATCCAGACGATCTCCTGCGATTCCACCGTGCGATACGAGTGGTGGCACCAGCCGTAA
- a CDS encoding GNAT family N-acetyltransferase, whose translation MEEAVASCLALLRTTTDRDWDEVGAGRLEWSCRYTAEHIADDLISYAGQLAGRAQHTYLPFELTLDDGTDNSGVLDVIEAMGTLLAAAVRATPREVRAFHPFPFRSANREGFAAMGIAEVLLHTHDIAEGLGLEYQPAPELPEFVLGRIFPHIRPAADHWRTLLWATGRGELPGRAPVTDWRWNNNLVHTTDRLTLQGITPGAAGNLVSGGDGGFEWIEGGPYMGTRESATFLLKAYASGVHRPEFGVFALVRREDGRAVGGMGFHGVPDEEGRAEIGYDLVEGARGQGYATEALRALAQWALARDDVRTVFATVERDNLASQAVVTRAGFRKVSEDGEEFAYELTR comes from the coding sequence GTGGAAGAGGCCGTAGCGAGCTGCCTCGCACTGCTGAGGACCACGACGGACCGGGACTGGGACGAGGTGGGGGCCGGCCGGCTGGAGTGGAGCTGCCGGTACACCGCCGAGCACATCGCCGACGATCTCATCTCGTACGCGGGCCAGTTGGCCGGCCGCGCACAGCACACGTACCTCCCCTTCGAACTCACCCTCGACGACGGCACCGACAACTCCGGTGTCCTGGACGTGATCGAGGCGATGGGCACCCTGCTCGCCGCCGCCGTCCGCGCCACACCCCGTGAGGTGCGGGCCTTCCACCCGTTCCCGTTCCGCAGCGCGAACCGCGAGGGCTTCGCCGCGATGGGCATCGCCGAGGTGCTGCTGCACACTCACGACATCGCCGAGGGCCTGGGCCTGGAGTACCAACCCGCCCCCGAACTCCCCGAGTTCGTCCTCGGCCGGATCTTCCCGCACATCCGCCCCGCCGCCGACCACTGGCGCACCCTGCTGTGGGCGACCGGCCGCGGCGAACTCCCCGGCCGCGCCCCCGTCACCGACTGGCGCTGGAACAACAACCTCGTCCACACCACCGACCGCCTCACCCTCCAGGGCATCACCCCCGGGGCCGCGGGCAATCTGGTCTCCGGCGGCGACGGCGGCTTCGAGTGGATCGAGGGCGGCCCGTACATGGGCACGCGGGAGTCCGCGACCTTCCTGCTGAAGGCCTACGCATCGGGCGTGCACCGCCCGGAGTTCGGCGTGTTCGCCCTGGTCCGCCGCGAGGACGGCCGCGCGGTCGGCGGCATGGGCTTCCACGGCGTCCCCGACGAGGAGGGCCGCGCGGAGATCGGCTACGACCTGGTGGAGGGCGCCCGCGGCCAGGGCTACGCGACGGAGGCGCTGCGCGCGCTCGCACAGTGGGCGCTGGCCCGCGACGACGTACGCACCGTCTTCGCCACGGTCGAACGCGACAACCTCGCCTCACAGGCGGTGGTCACCCGCGCGGGGTTCAGGAAGGTGAGCGAGGACGGGGAGGAGTTCGCCTACGAACTCACCCGCTGA
- a CDS encoding PTS transporter subunit EIIC, with product MNTSPATTAAALLPLVGGPANVTSVAHCMTRLRLGLADRSLVDEEALRALPGVLGVVDDDTYQIVLGPGVVARVTPEFEKLVGAAGGLAARGAELKEAQRARNATPGKLLLRRVANIFVPLIPALIGCGVLAGLNGLLINLSWLPGLTPSLTSIASAFLALIAVFVGYNTAKEFGGTPVLGGAVAAVVVYPGVAKVTAFGVALSPGQGGVLGALAAALLGTYVEKWCRTWVPATLDVLVTPTLTVLVAGLATLYGLMYAAGEISTAIGTAANWLLATTGPLAGLILGGLFLPLVMLGLHQALIPIHTTLIEQQGYTVLLPILAMAGAGQVGAAVAVYFRLRHDTSLRTTIKSALPAGLLGIGEPLIYGVSLPLGRPFLTACAGGAAGGAFVGFFAMLGDKVGATAIGPSGWALFPLLAGNGSLPLTAAIYAGGLLTGYLVGFLATYAFGLTGVSGSATSPDRSPARST from the coding sequence GTGAACACCTCTCCCGCCACCACCGCCGCCGCCCTCCTCCCCCTGGTCGGCGGCCCCGCGAACGTCACCTCCGTGGCCCACTGCATGACCCGCCTCCGGCTCGGCCTGGCCGACCGGTCACTGGTGGACGAGGAGGCGCTGCGGGCGCTGCCCGGCGTGCTCGGGGTCGTGGACGACGACACGTACCAGATCGTGCTGGGGCCGGGGGTGGTGGCCCGAGTGACCCCGGAGTTCGAGAAGTTGGTGGGGGCGGCCGGTGGACTGGCCGCTCGCGGTGCCGAGTTGAAGGAGGCGCAGCGCGCCCGCAACGCGACCCCCGGCAAGCTGCTCCTCCGCCGGGTGGCCAACATCTTCGTCCCGCTCATCCCCGCCCTCATCGGCTGCGGTGTCCTCGCCGGTCTCAACGGGCTGCTGATCAACCTGAGTTGGCTGCCGGGGCTCACCCCTTCCCTCACCTCCATCGCCTCCGCGTTCCTCGCCCTCATCGCGGTCTTCGTCGGCTACAACACGGCGAAGGAGTTCGGCGGGACGCCCGTGCTGGGCGGTGCGGTGGCGGCGGTCGTGGTGTATCCCGGGGTCGCGAAGGTGACCGCGTTCGGGGTCGCCCTCTCCCCCGGCCAGGGCGGGGTGCTCGGCGCACTGGCCGCCGCGCTGCTCGGCACGTACGTCGAGAAGTGGTGCCGCACCTGGGTCCCCGCGACCCTCGACGTCCTCGTCACCCCCACCCTGACGGTCCTGGTCGCGGGCCTGGCGACGCTCTACGGCCTCATGTACGCGGCCGGCGAGATCTCCACGGCGATCGGCACCGCCGCGAACTGGCTCCTGGCGACGACCGGTCCCCTCGCGGGCCTGATCCTGGGCGGCCTCTTCCTCCCCCTGGTGATGCTGGGCCTCCACCAGGCCCTGATCCCCATCCACACCACTCTCATCGAACAGCAGGGCTACACCGTCCTGTTGCCCATCCTGGCGATGGCGGGCGCGGGCCAGGTGGGTGCGGCGGTGGCGGTCTACTTCCGGCTGCGCCACGACACTTCACTCCGTACGACCATCAAGTCGGCCCTCCCCGCAGGGCTGTTGGGCATCGGCGAACCGCTCATCTACGGCGTCTCACTGCCGCTGGGCCGACCGTTCCTGACCGCCTGTGCGGGCGGGGCGGCGGGCGGGGCGTTCGTCGGGTTCTTCGCGATGCTGGGCGACAAGGTGGGGGCGACGGCGATCGGGCCGTCGGGGTGGGCACTGTTCCCGTTGCTGGCGGGGAACGGCTCCCTGCCCCTGACGGCGGCGATCTACGCGGGAGGTCTGCTCACCGGCTACCTGGTCGGATTCCTGGCCACGTACGCCTTCGGCCTCACCGGAGTTTCGGGATCGGCTACTTCTCCAGACCGTTCACCCGCGCGATCCACGTGA
- a CDS encoding HD domain-containing protein, translated as MADLDALRARWTHALEGARTPDEGPDPIPYAENLLARWQEPQRHYHTLTHLTSVLDHIDVLEKHAGDPDVVRLAAWFHDAVYLPDRSENEERSARLAERALAEAGVPEARTAEVARLVRLTVTHAPADDDHDGQVLCDADLAILAAPPSAYAAYTAAVREEYHFVPNDAFKEGRSAILRQLLDLPRLFRTPHGAAEWEATARYNLTAELELLASAGPTPG; from the coding sequence ATGGCCGATCTCGACGCCCTCCGCGCCCGCTGGACCCACGCCCTCGAAGGCGCCCGCACGCCCGACGAGGGTCCCGACCCCATCCCGTACGCCGAGAATCTCCTCGCCCGCTGGCAGGAGCCGCAGCGGCACTACCACACGCTCACGCACCTCACCTCGGTCCTCGACCACATCGACGTGCTGGAGAAGCACGCCGGGGACCCGGACGTCGTACGGCTCGCGGCCTGGTTCCATGACGCGGTCTACCTCCCGGACCGGTCCGAGAACGAGGAACGGTCGGCGCGGCTCGCCGAGCGCGCGCTGGCCGAGGCCGGGGTACCGGAGGCGCGGACCGCCGAGGTCGCCCGGCTGGTCCGGCTCACCGTCACGCACGCCCCCGCCGACGACGACCACGACGGCCAGGTGCTGTGCGACGCGGACCTGGCGATCCTGGCCGCACCGCCATCCGCGTACGCGGCCTACACGGCGGCCGTCCGCGAGGAGTACCACTTCGTCCCCAACGACGCGTTCAAGGAAGGCCGTTCGGCGATCCTGCGCCAACTCCTGGATCTGCCCCGCCTGTTCAGGACGCCGCACGGGGCCGCGGAATGGGAGGCGACGGCACGCTACAACCTGACGGCGGAGCTGGAGCTGCTGGCCTCGGCAGGCCCAACTCCCGGCTGA
- a CDS encoding class I SAM-dependent methyltransferase: MALLPTRVLRALHAFNSAHPWSHNAHYHPWLLRQLPRRFGRALDVGCGSGDLVRLLAVRSTGGVEGIDSDAEIIARARELTPPGVPVNFVVADARAGIPAGPYDVITCVAALHHFPFAGTLTRFRDQLAPGGTLVVVGCAREETFVDHLIGAPSIPLNLGMGWLKNRGRKAVSRPVSMTAVTRPPEMTFAEIRRAAVRLLPGARLRRRLFWRYTLVWRTAESGSRRSGAGL, translated from the coding sequence ATGGCCTTGCTCCCGACCCGAGTCCTGCGAGCCCTCCACGCCTTCAACTCCGCCCACCCCTGGAGCCACAACGCCCACTACCACCCTTGGCTGCTACGGCAGTTGCCCCGCAGGTTCGGGCGCGCCCTGGACGTCGGTTGCGGGAGCGGTGACCTGGTGCGGTTGCTCGCCGTACGGAGCACGGGTGGTGTTGAGGGGATCGACTCCGATGCCGAAATCATCGCCCGGGCAAGGGAGTTGACCCCGCCCGGTGTCCCCGTGAACTTCGTCGTCGCCGATGCCCGGGCCGGAATCCCCGCCGGCCCGTACGACGTCATCACCTGCGTCGCCGCCCTCCACCACTTCCCGTTCGCCGGGACGCTGACCCGCTTCCGCGACCAACTCGCCCCGGGCGGAACCCTGGTGGTCGTCGGCTGCGCCCGCGAGGAGACCTTCGTCGACCATCTGATCGGCGCCCCTTCGATCCCCCTGAACCTCGGCATGGGCTGGCTGAAGAACCGGGGCCGTAAGGCCGTGTCCCGCCCGGTGTCGATGACCGCAGTCACCCGGCCCCCGGAGATGACCTTCGCCGAGATTCGTCGGGCCGCCGTACGCCTCCTGCCGGGGGCCCGGCTGCGGCGGCGGCTGTTCTGGCGGTACACGCTGGTGTGGCGGACGGCCGAGTCCGGCTCCCGTCGCTCGGGAGCCGGACTCTGA
- the murQ gene encoding N-acetylmuramic acid 6-phosphate etherase produces the protein MTSTSNPRDLRTQLESLTTEAFRPELAGIDQLPTLDIAHLMNTEDATVAAAVAHRLPEISAAIDAVADRMSRGGRLIYMGAGTAGRLGVLDASECPPTFNTDPSEVVGLIAGGPDALVTSIEGAEDSRNLAEADLDALTLTADDTVVGISASGRTPYAIAAVEHARTEGALTIGLSCNEHSAIAAAAEHGIEVVVGPELLTGSTRLKAGTAQKLVLNMLSTITMIRLGKTYGNLMVDVRASNEKLRARSRRIVALATGAEDAEIERALAATDGEVKNAILVVLAGVDGPTAARLLEESGGRLRAALTSAGG, from the coding sequence ATGACCTCAACGTCCAACCCCCGTGACCTCCGCACCCAGTTGGAGTCACTCACCACCGAAGCCTTCCGCCCCGAACTCGCCGGCATCGACCAACTCCCCACCCTCGACATCGCCCACCTGATGAACACCGAGGACGCCACGGTCGCCGCCGCCGTCGCCCACCGCCTCCCCGAGATCTCCGCCGCGATCGACGCCGTGGCCGACCGCATGAGCAGAGGAGGCCGGCTCATCTACATGGGCGCCGGTACCGCCGGCCGGCTCGGCGTGCTGGACGCGTCCGAGTGTCCGCCGACCTTCAACACGGACCCCTCCGAGGTGGTCGGCCTGATCGCCGGCGGCCCGGACGCCCTGGTCACGTCCATCGAAGGCGCCGAGGACTCCCGCAACCTGGCCGAGGCCGACCTCGACGCGCTCACGCTCACCGCCGACGACACGGTGGTCGGCATCTCGGCGTCCGGGCGGACGCCGTACGCGATCGCCGCCGTGGAGCACGCGCGCACCGAGGGCGCGCTGACCATCGGCCTGTCCTGCAACGAGCACAGCGCCATCGCCGCAGCCGCCGAACACGGCATCGAGGTCGTCGTGGGCCCCGAACTCCTCACCGGATCAACGAGGTTGAAGGCGGGCACGGCCCAGAAGCTCGTGCTCAACATGCTGTCCACGATCACGATGATCCGGCTGGGCAAGACGTACGGGAACCTCATGGTCGACGTACGCGCCTCGAACGAGAAGCTGCGCGCCCGCTCCCGCCGTATCGTCGCGCTCGCCACCGGCGCGGAGGACGCGGAGATCGAGCGGGCCCTCGCGGCCACCGACGGCGAGGTGAAGAACGCGATCCTGGTGGTCCTCGCCGGGGTCGACGGCCCGACGGCCGCCCGCCTTCTGGAGGAGTCCGGGGGCCGACTGCGCGCGGCGCTGACCTCGGCGGGCGGCTGA
- a CDS encoding MurR/RpiR family transcriptional regulator, translating into MTQDVKEIFSSASGSTPPAALAAKVRTLAPSMTRSMQRVAETVAADPAGCAALTVTGLAELTGTSEATVVRTARILGYPGYRDLRLALAGLAAQQQSGRAPALTTDIAVDDPIADVVAKLAYDEQQTLADTAAGLDTVQLGAAVTALAAARRTDIYGVGASGLVAQDLTQKLLRIGLIAHAHSDPHLAVTNAVQLKAGDVAIAITHSGSTGDVIEPLRVAFEHGATTVAITGRPDGPVTQYADHILTTSTARESELRPAAMSSRTSQLLVVDCLFIGVAQRTYEQAAPALSASYEALAHRHRR; encoded by the coding sequence GTGACCCAGGACGTGAAGGAAATTTTCTCCAGCGCCTCCGGGAGTACGCCACCCGCGGCCCTGGCCGCCAAGGTGCGCACCCTCGCCCCCTCCATGACCCGCTCCATGCAGCGCGTCGCCGAGACCGTCGCCGCCGACCCGGCAGGCTGCGCGGCCCTCACGGTCACCGGCCTCGCCGAGCTCACCGGCACCAGCGAGGCCACGGTCGTCCGCACCGCCCGCATCCTCGGCTACCCCGGCTACCGCGACCTGCGCCTGGCCCTCGCCGGGCTCGCCGCGCAGCAGCAGTCCGGGCGCGCGCCCGCCCTCACCACCGACATCGCGGTCGACGACCCGATCGCCGACGTCGTCGCGAAACTCGCCTACGACGAGCAGCAGACCCTCGCCGACACCGCCGCCGGACTCGACACCGTCCAGCTCGGCGCCGCCGTCACCGCGCTCGCCGCGGCCCGCCGTACCGACATCTACGGCGTCGGCGCGTCCGGGCTCGTCGCGCAGGACCTCACCCAGAAGCTGCTGCGGATAGGGCTCATAGCCCACGCCCACAGCGACCCGCATCTCGCCGTCACGAACGCCGTGCAGCTGAAGGCCGGCGATGTCGCCATCGCGATCACCCACTCCGGGTCCACCGGGGATGTGATCGAGCCGTTGCGGGTCGCCTTCGAGCACGGGGCTACGACCGTTGCGATCACCGGGCGGCCGGACGGCCCGGTGACGCAGTACGCCGATCACATTCTTACGACGTCCACCGCTCGGGAGAGTGAGTTGCGGCCGGCGGCGATGTCGTCCCGCACGAGTCAGTTGCTGGTGGTGGACTGTTTGTTCATCGGGGTGGCGCAGCGGACGTACGAGCAGGCTGCGCCGGCGTTGTCGGCGTCGTACGAGGCGCTGGCGCATCGGCACAGGCGCTGA
- a CDS encoding DUF4031 domain-containing protein, producing the protein MTVYIDPPTWPGHGRLWSHLVSDVSYDELHLFAEELGVPRRAFERDHYDIPSHRYAAMVAAGAVEVRSREVVRLLTAAGLRRPKGRTA; encoded by the coding sequence GTGACCGTGTACATCGACCCGCCCACCTGGCCGGGGCACGGGCGGCTGTGGTCGCACCTGGTCAGCGATGTCTCGTACGACGAACTCCATCTGTTCGCCGAGGAGTTGGGCGTACCGCGCCGGGCCTTCGAGCGCGATCACTACGACATTCCGTCGCATCGTTACGCGGCCATGGTGGCCGCCGGCGCGGTGGAGGTCAGGAGCCGGGAGGTGGTCCGGCTGCTGACGGCGGCGGGGCTGCGCAGGCCCAAGGGGCGGACGGCGTAG
- a CDS encoding maleylpyruvate isomerase family mycothiol-dependent enzyme, translating to MTYADTTHDVRDPELPGRLLATERDALIPLLRSRPEEDFALATLACPGWTVRDVLAHCSAALTRVVEGRFEKGVFSPEANDRDIAERADWTNARVLDELERGMTEAGAAIARSGGPLDAVAFGEWVHAGDVRDVLGAPGAYGGEGLGFALTLLARLTRHKRRQPLHADLDDLDDPLRLGDASGELTPARYIGDAPTLVRLYSGRPVPDGVAYELAGAKAEDLNIYG from the coding sequence ATGACTTACGCCGACACGACACACGACGTACGTGACCCCGAACTGCCCGGACGGCTCCTCGCGACGGAGCGCGACGCGCTGATCCCGCTGCTCCGGTCCCGCCCGGAAGAGGACTTCGCGCTCGCGACCCTCGCGTGTCCGGGGTGGACCGTGCGGGATGTGCTCGCGCACTGTTCGGCCGCGCTGACGCGGGTGGTGGAGGGCCGGTTCGAGAAGGGTGTGTTCTCGCCGGAGGCCAACGACCGGGACATCGCGGAGCGGGCCGACTGGACGAACGCGCGGGTCCTCGACGAACTGGAGCGGGGCATGACCGAGGCCGGTGCGGCGATCGCCCGCTCGGGTGGCCCGCTGGACGCGGTCGCGTTCGGTGAGTGGGTGCACGCCGGTGACGTACGGGACGTTCTCGGAGCGCCCGGAGCCTATGGGGGCGAGGGGCTGGGGTTCGCTCTAACCCTTCTCGCCCGCCTGACCCGTCACAAACGCCGCCAGCCTCTCCACGCAGACCTCGACGACCTGGACGATCCGCTCCGGCTGGGCGACGCGTCGGGGGAGCTGACCCCCGCGCGGTACATCGGCGACGCGCCCACACTCGTACGCCTGTACTCGGGACGGCCGGTGCCGGACGGGGTGGCGTACGAGCTGGCGGGCGCGAAGGCCGAGGACCTGAACATCTACGGCTGA
- a CDS encoding copper homeostasis protein CutC, giving the protein MSTRAVLEVIALGAEDAIAAQAGGADRLELVSDMAADGLTPPVETFAAIRAAVDIDLRVMLRLADGFAAGDVDRLVRVAGELRTAGADQFVLGFLAPDGCVDLDAVERVVAELDGCAWTFHRAIDRAADRDALRKQLADLPGLDAYLTAGSADGVDDGLPTLLREAALRGEPGYEQRILVGGGLRLDHVPTLRAAGVDAFHIGGAARPEGWERPVSAAAVGEWRAVLDGA; this is encoded by the coding sequence ATGAGCACGCGTGCAGTCCTGGAGGTGATCGCCCTCGGTGCCGAGGACGCGATCGCCGCCCAGGCCGGAGGCGCGGACCGTCTCGAACTGGTCAGCGACATGGCGGCCGACGGGCTCACCCCGCCGGTGGAGACCTTCGCCGCGATCCGCGCCGCCGTCGACATCGACCTGCGCGTGATGCTGCGCCTCGCGGACGGCTTCGCCGCCGGCGACGTGGACCGGCTCGTCCGGGTCGCCGGGGAACTGCGGACCGCCGGCGCCGACCAGTTCGTGCTCGGCTTCCTCGCCCCGGACGGCTGCGTCGACCTGGACGCGGTGGAGCGGGTCGTCGCCGAACTGGACGGCTGTGCCTGGACGTTCCACCGCGCGATCGACCGCGCCGCCGACCGCGACGCCCTGCGCAAACAACTCGCGGACCTGCCGGGCCTGGACGCCTACCTCACCGCCGGTTCGGCCGACGGCGTCGACGACGGCCTTCCCACGCTGCTCCGCGAGGCGGCCCTGCGCGGCGAACCGGGGTACGAGCAGCGCATCCTGGTCGGCGGCGGCCTGCGCCTCGACCACGTACCGACGCTGCGCGCCGCCGGGGTGGACGCCTTCCACATCGGCGGGGCCGCTCGGCCAGAGGGCTGGGAGCGGCCGGTGTCGGCGGCGGCCGTGGGGGAGTGGCGGGCGGTCCTGGACGGGGCCTGA
- a CDS encoding HelD family protein: MSTPTDDPLSRERSHLASSRSALRAMREDVESLDIKDVTANWVNAEVLARQIDDRIKALADLSDTPLFFGRLNYLHAPGAEQAEGAEGEQFYIGRRHVHDGDGDPMVIDWRAPVSQPFYRASKKDPLDVSLRRRFGYTGGDLTAYEDEHLMDPAEAAATSKLLQQEIERPRVGPMRDIVATIQPEQDEIVRSGLGGTVCVQGGPGTGKTAVGLHRVAYLLYAHRERLARTGTLVIGPNKSFLHYIEQVLPALGELTVRQGTVDDLVAHVEVQGTDEAPAAVIKGDARMAEVLRKAIYAHVTLPTEPVMVVRGSRRWRVPAYELEAIVRELLDRDIRYGAAREALPQRIAHVVLVQMERSGEAPDDRVQDAVARNAAVKAAVKAVWPPVEPAKLVLRLLTDAGFLAEHAAGILDEDEQKTILWAKAVRSVKAAKWSAADAVLIDEATDLVQRTHSLGHVVLDEAQDLSPMQYRAVGRRCTTGSATVLGDLAQGTTPWATRSWDEALAHLGKSEGVIEELTAGFRVPTDVITYASRLLPHIAPGLTPVASVRENPGFFDLRAITGTAEVVAACEELLRNEGSTGLIAADARIPELAEALTAAGIGYIDPGEETTVDTRLTLVPASLAKGLEYDYVVLDEPQAVVDGEPDERTGLRRLYVALTRAVSGLIVTHAAPLPPQLA, translated from the coding sequence TTGTCCACGCCCACCGACGACCCCCTCTCCCGCGAACGCTCCCACCTCGCCTCCTCCCGTTCCGCGCTGCGCGCCATGCGCGAGGACGTCGAATCGCTCGACATCAAGGACGTCACGGCGAACTGGGTCAACGCCGAGGTCCTCGCCCGCCAGATCGACGACCGCATCAAGGCGCTGGCCGACCTGAGCGACACCCCGCTCTTCTTCGGGCGGCTGAACTACCTGCACGCACCCGGCGCCGAGCAGGCCGAGGGCGCGGAGGGCGAGCAGTTCTACATCGGGCGCCGGCATGTGCACGACGGTGACGGCGACCCGATGGTCATCGACTGGCGTGCGCCGGTCTCGCAGCCGTTCTACCGGGCGTCCAAGAAGGACCCGCTGGACGTCTCGCTGCGCCGCCGCTTCGGTTACACGGGCGGCGACCTCACGGCGTACGAGGACGAACACCTGATGGACCCGGCCGAGGCCGCCGCCACCAGCAAACTGCTCCAGCAGGAGATCGAGCGGCCCCGCGTCGGTCCGATGCGCGACATCGTCGCCACCATCCAGCCCGAGCAGGACGAGATCGTACGGTCCGGTCTCGGCGGGACGGTCTGTGTGCAGGGTGGTCCCGGCACCGGGAAGACCGCCGTCGGTCTGCACCGGGTCGCCTATCTTCTCTACGCCCACCGGGAACGGCTCGCCCGCACCGGCACCCTCGTCATCGGGCCGAACAAGTCCTTCCTGCACTACATCGAGCAAGTCCTGCCCGCGCTGGGCGAGTTGACGGTCCGCCAAGGCACGGTGGACGACCTGGTCGCGCACGTCGAGGTACAGGGCACGGACGAGGCACCGGCCGCCGTCATCAAGGGCGACGCGCGGATGGCGGAGGTCCTCAGGAAGGCCATCTACGCGCACGTCACCCTGCCCACCGAGCCGGTGATGGTGGTGCGCGGCTCACGCCGCTGGCGGGTCCCGGCGTACGAACTCGAAGCCATCGTGCGGGAGTTGCTCGACCGCGACATCCGCTACGGCGCCGCCCGCGAGGCGCTTCCGCAGCGCATCGCGCATGTCGTGCTGGTGCAGATGGAGCGGTCCGGGGAGGCGCCGGACGACCGGGTGCAGGACGCCGTGGCCCGCAACGCGGCGGTGAAGGCGGCCGTCAAGGCGGTGTGGCCGCCGGTCGAGCCCGCGAAGCTCGTGCTGCGGCTGCTCACCGACGCCGGCTTCCTCGCCGAGCACGCGGCCGGGATCCTCGACGAGGACGAGCAGAAGACGATCCTCTGGGCGAAGGCGGTGCGGAGTGTGAAGGCCGCCAAGTGGTCTGCCGCCGATGCCGTGTTGATCGACGAGGCGACCGACCTCGTGCAGCGGACGCACTCGCTCGGGCATGTCGTGCTCGACGAGGCGCAGGACCTCTCCCCGATGCAGTACCGGGCCGTGGGCCGCCGCTGCACCACCGGTTCCGCGACCGTCCTCGGCGACCTGGCGCAGGGCACCACGCCCTGGGCGACGCGGAGTTGGGACGAGGCACTGGCCCACCTCGGCAAATCGGAGGGTGTGATCGAGGAGTTGACGGCCGGTTTCCGCGTACCGACGGACGTCATCACGTACGCCTCCCGGCTCCTCCCGCACATCGCGCCGGGGCTGACCCCGGTCGCGTCCGTCCGTGAGAACCCGGGCTTCTTCGACCTCCGCGCCATCACCGGTACGGCCGAAGTGGTCGCCGCCTGCGAGGAGTTGCTGCGCAACGAGGGGTCGACGGGCCTGATCGCGGCCGACGCCCGCATCCCCGAACTGGCGGAGGCGCTCACGGCGGCGGGCATCGGCTACATCGACCCGGGTGAGGAGACGACCGTGGACACCCGTCTGACCCTCGTCCCGGCGTCGCTCGCGAAGGGCCTGGAGTACGACTACGTGGTCCTCGACGAGCCGCAGGCCGTGGTCGACGGCGAACCGGACGAACGCACCGGCCTGCGCCGCCTGTACGTGGCTCTGACCCGAGCGGTGTCGGGTCTGATCGTCACGCACGCGGCGCCGCTGCCGCCTCAACTCGCCTGA